A window of Apium graveolens cultivar Ventura chromosome 8, ASM990537v1, whole genome shotgun sequence contains these coding sequences:
- the LOC141680045 gene encoding uncharacterized protein LOC141680045 — MIEYALKLDFPITNNEAEYEALIVGLGLARDMRAKNLKVCGDSRLVVAQVNGEFEAKNDTMAKYLRVVKGILTQFDEWYAEHVPREENTTADALSQFASSEIENYPRNIDFQVLKTPTIHVSMASCWIDPIKTHLETGWLPDDAQEERKLSIRALRYSLIEGLLNKMTFVISYLKCLRPLKAYDALKEAHEGICGQHLGGQGPHSQDNSVEVLLANYASQCKG, encoded by the coding sequence atGATTGAATATGCTTTGAAGTTGGATTTCCCGATTACGAACaacgaagcagaatatgaagcgtTGATAGTTGGATTAGGCTTGGCTAGAGACATGAGGGCCAAAAACCTGAAGGTCTGCGGAGACTCAAGACTTGTAGTTGCTCAAGTTAATGGGGAGTTTGAGGCCAAGAATGATACTATGGCCAAGTACCTGAGAGTCGTAAAGGGAATactgactcagttcgatgaatggtACGCAGAACATGTTCcgagagaggagaacactacGGCGGATGCCTTGTCTCAATTCGCCTCGTCTGAAATTGAGAATTATCCGAGAAATATTGACTTCCAGGTCTTGAAGACCCCTACTATTCATGTCAGTATGGCAAGCTGCTGGATTGACCCAATCAAGACCCACTTAGAAACTGGGTGGCTCCCCGACGATGCCCAGGAGGAACGCAAGTTATCGATTAGAGCATTAAGATACTCATTAATTGAAGGCCTTCTTAACAAAATGACCTTTGTTATTTCATACTTGAAGTGCTTAAGACCTCTTAAAGCATATGATGCACTTAAAGAAGCCCATGAAgggatttgtggacaacacttgggggggcAGGGCCCTCACTCACAAGATAACTCGGTTGAGGTTCTACTGGCCAACTATGCTAGCCAATGTAAAGGCTAA
- the LOC141680046 gene encoding uncharacterized protein LOC141680046, protein MGYNDSQLTPSDAPIYGFNHVECKVEGAIQLPITIMEEPREATQMLKFQVVKAVPSTYHIVPKFPTRNGVGEARGDQKMARSCYVAALRPDGTWGQVLPIEDMDIRENDELRGKPAEDLVPIPLDPLDPEKVTYIGASLDKPLKGRITTFLQENNDVFSWTAADMPGIDPNLITHRLNVDPTRKDGKLKKRTYAPDRLEAIKQEVEKLLEAGFIEEV, encoded by the exons ATGGGCTACAATGATTCTCAGTTAACTCCGTCTGACGCACCCATCTACGGGTTTAACCATGTGGAATGCAAAGTCGAAGGAGCAATACAACTTCCTATAACTATCATGGAGGAGCCCAGGGAGGCCACGCAGATGTTGAAGTTCCAGGTTGTCAAG GCTGTGCCCTCAACCTACCATATAGTACCGAAGTTCCCAACTAGGAATGGTGTTGGAGAAGCGAGAGGAGATCAGAAAATGGCCCGCAGTTGCTATGTTGCAGCACTTAGGCCCGATGGAACTTGGGGGCAGGTCCTCCCCATTGAAGAcatggatatccgagagaatgatgaacTGCGAGGGAAGCCAGCCGAGGACTTGGTCCCAATTCCTTTAGACCCGTTAGACCCGGAGAAGGTCACGTACATTGGGGCATCTCTGGACAAGCCCTTGAAGGGCCGAATAACAACTTTCCTCCAAGAAAATAATGACGTATTTTCTTGgacagcagctgatatgcctgggatTGACCCAAACCTTATAACTCATAGGTTGAATGTTGATCCAACTCGGAAGGATGGAAAGCTaaagaagagaacttatgcccctgatAGGCTGGAAGCCATTAAGCAGGAGGTCGAGAAGCTTTTAGAAGCTGGATTTATTGAGGAAGTGTAA